The Zalophus californianus isolate mZalCal1 chromosome 6, mZalCal1.pri.v2, whole genome shotgun sequence DNA window AGATACACAGCAAGAATTTACCTACCCACGGGCCTGAGGGAGGGTATCAACTCCTCCCCTGCACATCCCCTGCAGCCAGAGGTGAACTCATCTCCAGGGCCCAAAGACTAGGGCATTTTCCTAGGGGGCACCTCACCCTTTTTCCAGAGGAcagaaagcagggagggaggtaTCTGGGCCTGGCCTCCTGGGAAGGCCCCAACCTGCTACGCAGAGGCCTCTCTAGGAGGCAGGACTGCATCTCCTAGTCCATTCCCGGGCTTCCCAGCTCCATGCTGGGGGCCTGGAGACTCTGCCTGGTCTGGCTGAGAGGCTAGGGGAAGGCAGTTTCTCCTTCCCCTCAGCAGTCACTGGCAAAAGCTAGGGACTCCCCAGGGGGCTCTCTTTGATACTGGCTCTGGCTTATGCCCGTGTGCCTGGGTCAGTGAATTCCTCTAGCCTGGACCCTCATCCCTGCATGGCTCTACCCCTGGGTTGGCAGGGAGATGGGGCAGTTGAGTGCCCAGCAGGAGAGCTAAAGACAGGGCACTGCTCTGGGGTACAAGTGTCCCACTGTATCCAGGGTGTATGCAAGCTGGACGTGTCAATGACAGGCCTTACTGCTGTGAATGGGCAGGATCCCTAGTCTCAACCTGCAACCAGGGAATGCTAGGATCCCAGGGGTCAGGGACCCAAAGGGATGGAGGGTGGTGGCGGTGGTTCCGTTTATTTTCCGAAGGCACAGGTGCTCAGAGCTAATGGCGCTTGTTAGAACTCTCTGATGAGAAAACAACCTCTTCCCAGAATCAATCCCCCACCTGGCCTCTCCCAAGCCAGTGCCTGTTCTCATTTGGGATTTGGGACCATGCCATAGGTGCAGTGAACAGCTGCCCGCAAACCCCTTTTGAGCAAGTATTTGAGCCAGTATTGGGTTCAACCATAACTACCTGGTAGAATCTGACCACTCTAAGTCTGCCTAAAGGGGCCCAGGTGGCCTGGAGGTTCACAGCTCCCCAAGAGGGAGGGGGCACCTTTGCACTAGGCTCTTGGGCTGCAGCCCTGAGGATGGAGACAAGGAAAGGCCACGTCTGGGTGGGGGCGTGGAGAAGAGGGGTGACCTCATTTTCCACTGGTTGTGGCATCAGGGCCGGCAGAAGGGGAAGTGAATCCAGAAGCGGGGCCATTCCACTGGGCTCTTGAAGGGACCTCACCCTGGGGTTCAGCTCCCAAGGGTTTCTCCCCCAGGCCATTTCATTTTAGCAGCatgctcccccctgccccccatttcTTAGCTGTAGAACAAAGGCCAGGCTTAGGCAGGAAATATTGGGACAGGGTTCTCTTTAGTAGGagtgaggagaaaaataaataaacctcataAAGTCAGGAGAGAAAATGATGCTGACCTCGTCAGGCAGCCTGAGTGGGGGTACATACTAGGAAGTACCCCCCTCAGGCCTAGGTGAGTGCCCCAAAGGCCTTCCTTAGCCCTCCCTCCTAACCACAGGCCCAGCTGTCTCAGCAGACTGTTGAGGCAGCTTTTCCATGTCAGCCTCCCGTCCCCCACAGGCAGGAGGCCAGGGAAGGGACCTCAGCCTGGGATCCTGGAAGCAGCCATCCCCAGGGAGCTTAGAGGCAGTGCCAGGCTCTGTATCAGGGAACCAACTCAGGACAGGTCTGAGAAGGGGCCTCACAGCAGGAGGGTTTGGAGTTCGGTCCTGTTTGACCTGGAGGCGCTAGAGTGGCGGTTCCAGGGAGCTAGACCTAGCCCTCCAGGTAAGGACATGGAGTCGAGAGTGGGGCACCACTAGCTGCACACTAGGGAAGGTGGAGTGGGGCCAGGACCCCATTTCCTGCCTCCCAGGCCATAGCCTTTTGCCCTCAACAATTTTATATATGACACTTATtcagaggcagagaagaaggaCGAGGAGTAGGAAGTCAGATTGGAGAGGACCTCTAAACCTCAGATGGGCCCCCGCCCTGATGGTACCTGGttcccgcctcctcctcctctagcCTGGCTACTGAGGAGGGAGCTCCAGAGTCCAAAAGAGTCCTCGCTTCCCACAGCCTTAGAATGCCTGGGTCTTTCCTCCTGGGGGGATGGAGCCTCATCCCAGAGAAGAGTGAATGTCCTTACAGAATGTCCCAGTAGGATGAGGGCATCAGAGGCAGCTGTCCTGGGCCCCCGCCTTGGCCGTGAGCGGGTCCTGCTCACACAGCTCCCTGAAGGCCTCAGAGGGCCTCTCAGGCTTGTCCTTGGCCTCAGAGGGTAAGCAGTCCCTGAGGCAGGCCTTCACTGACTCCTTCACCTCAGCCTCCAGGCCCTTCATCCTGGCCGCGTACTCAGCCAGCGCATCCTGCTGGAGCTGTGGGGACGACGCCTGGCTCAGGAGGGGGCCAActgcccactctccctcccctggATAGTCAAACAAGGAGATGCCCTGTCTGTTCAGctctcccaggagcctggggtaGGAGGTGAGGGGTAGTGGAGACCACCAGGGAGCCTCTCAGAGAAGGGGGTGCCAACCAAGCAAAGAGATCTGTAGAGCTGTCTCATCTTAAAGGGCCCCAGAACCCCGTGGGAACCAGGGCCTCTAGCCCACCAGTGAGGGGTGAGTCTCCTTCCTGCCCGCACCCATCTCCCGACTGGCGGCTCCCTGGGGCAGGCCAACTCGGCGGGCGGCCAGGGTGGTAGTCCCTGTCACCTGCTTTTCCATCTCCCGGATCTGTTCGAGGCAGGCCGCCTGCTTCTCCTCCAGCTTCTCCTGGTGCTTCTCCAGGTTCTCTGTCATCTGGGTGAGAGTGAGAGGCAggcaatcaggacagcacagacAGGCAACCTGGCTTGAAAGCCAGCTACAGTCCCAGTTAACCAGCTGTAAGACTTGGGACAAATTTGTCAACCCTCAAACAGTTCttttaaatgtggaaaatgaAGATAATCGTCTGTCTTGCTGGGTTGCACAGGAGTACATGAGGCAGTTCATGTAAAGCACCTGGCTTAGAGCCTGCCACAAGGTCGGGATTCGGTAAATGGAGCCCGCAGCCCCCCTCCTGGTGGCCCCAACTCAGCCAGCTGTTATTGTTGCTAATAGTCCCAGGGAAGCCCCCCCTCACTCCCTCATACCCACCCACCGCAATCCCATCTTCCCCTGGCCAGCTAGCCCCTATCATTTCCATCCAGGTCAGCTGGCCAGAGACAGACCCCTTTAGGCTGGTACCCTAACCTCCACACAaaggccaggaccctgggatagcctgggggttcctcctccccttcattgcctcctcccatccccagctGCATGGGCCCCCTCTGGACTGTGCATCTCCTAAAGACAACATAAAGGCCTGgggcctccccagccctcctgtgTAGAGGATGAGTTgtaagtgagtgtgtgtgtgtgtgtgtgtgtgtgtgtgtgtgtgtgaagaacaCAGCTCTTACACACCTGCTTAATGACCTGCACCACCTCCTGGATGTGAGAGTTGTTAATCTCTCTCTTCAGCCTGTTGGGGTGATCAGAGTTTCAGAGAGGGCAGGAGGCCCCTTGGAAGAGTTGGGTAAGACCAAGTTTCTTCAGGGTGTAGACAAAATGAGGACTCCACCATAGGAGCATAACCAGCCAGTGGGGGTAATTGTGGGGAACCAAAGAGGACGTGAGGGGCCGTTGGGAGCTCCAGGGGCCATCTGAGGAGAGGGCTTCCTCACTAAAATGCACTGTCCTTCATGGCATGCAGGGAGAGAAAGCTGCTGTCCCAAGGTTTCACCCCCCTGTTTGTATGATTAGTTTTCCATGAAATTCTCCTCTGTGCTCAGAGTGATGGCTTCTGTGTTTGGCCTAAGGAGGACCAGAGGTGACAGAAATAGGATTAACCTTCCAGCACCAGGGGACAGGTACATCTCTGGGAAACGAGTCAGGATCCACTTGCAGGGAGGCCCCTTCCCCCCTAGAGTGGTCCCTGCTCAGACTGGCCCTGGAGTTTGAGTCAAGGGCTCACCTTTCCTGAGCCATCTTGTCTGAGGTGACTTTGACCATGGCCTGAATCCGCTCCAGCCTCTTGGCCTCCAgcttcttcttcatctctttggtGTCACTGCAGAGAGACAGGCATCAGGGAGATGTTCCGTGGGGCCTGAGCCCTCCCCGGGAGGTGAGAGTCAGGTATGGGTGGGAGGCAATCATACGTCTCCAAGGTCTCCTTGAGGGTCTTCAGCTCcgcagcctgcttctctctggccAGCTCCATCATCTTGGCGATTTGCTGCGGGGTAGTGCAGGGAGAGGCTTAGCTCGAGAAGCCCTTTGCTGTGcggaggttgggggggggtgttggttGGGttgtgcctccctcccctcccccccgccaggCACCTCAGCCACGTGCTGCTCCTTGCGCTTCAGGATGCACTCGtactgctcctcaccctgctgcagcagctccagctccagccggTCCTTCAGCTCGCGCGCACGCGCGTCCGCGCCCTCGGGGCCCTCGCGGCCCTCGCGGCCCTCGCGGCCCTCGCGGCCCTCGCGGCCCTCGCGGCCCTCGCGGCCCTCGCTGGGCGCGGCCCCGGCGGCCTGCTCGCTGAGCAGGGTCCTGCGGAGGCCACGTGGGGACAGGCCTTGAGTCCTCGGCTGTCCCCGCCCGCCAGCGCCACCGAGGGCAGAGCCCGCCGACGCCGCCCTTACCTCTTCTTGCGAGAGCCCTTCCCCGGGCCGAGCCTGCGACCCCCGCAGCCCCCCGCGCCCGGCGGCCCCAGCTCGGCCAGCTGCGCCGCGCCCCTCTGCAGCAGCTCCTCCCAGCGCCGCGCGCCCCGCCGCTCCAGGTCCCGCAGCTCCTTCTCGTGCCGCCGCTGCAGCTTCACGACGCCCTTTAGCTCCCGCAGCTCCTCCGGGCTGGCGGTCTGCGGCTCTGGGGGGGCCGGGGTGAGGTGCGCCGCCGCCCGGGGGGACCCACTCCCCACGCCCCTCCAGGAGTCCCGGACCCTCCCCCAGGCTCGTTCCTAAGATCACTCGGACTCAGCAGGCCTTACCCGCAGCTTTTTTCGTGGTCTCCTCCTTGGCCCTGTACCCGGCAGCTGCAAGAGCcacggggggagggagggctgacAGGTGCCTCGGGGGGTGGGCCCCCTGGTTCTGGccggctcctccctgccccctggcgGGTGGCTGTATGGGCCCCCTGCAGCGCACTTTCCCAGCGCTAAGGCTTCCGACACAGTCGTTCCCATCCCAGGTGAAAGTCTGTTTTGGGGGGATGTTCCTGTGGGTACCGCTGGAGAGGTCGAGGCCCTTGCAGACTGTGTGAGGACCCTGCCGTGCATACCTGCAGAGCCGTTGCTCGTTGGGGCCAACGCCCCATTGACCGGGCCGACAACTGGACTCCCAAGTGGGAAGGGTTTCTGTGTAGGGAGAGCAAATTAGGAACAAGGCTCCAtcagctctctctgtctctcagtctaggaccctgcccccctccctcatCTTCCCTCCCAGAGGGCAAAGCTCCTGGACCAGGCAACGCAGACCTCAGGCAGACCTCCCATGGCTTCCTTCAGCTTCAAAGACTTCTTGTCATGGGCACTGAAGAACTTGATGGGATTGGCAAGAGCCACGGTGAGATCTGGGTGCATAGGGGCATCATGGGCCTGGTATGGAGATGAACCTGGAagcctcccccatcctcccctaCCCCAGGCTACCTGTCCTGCTCCACTCTGGAGGCTGGattgaggagggggagggagaatgggTCACCTACCTGCCCAGGTGTCAGGTACATAGTCCTTCATCTCCAGGAAGACAAAAAGTGCAGGCATGGTAAGGGGCATGTTGCTCTCGCTGTGTAGGCACAGATGGTGGTAGCCTGTCGGGCATGATGGGGTGGGCAGTAAGCCATGCCCATTTGCCACCCAGCACGGCTCAGGAGCAGCCCAGTACTCAAGACCTCTAGCTTTAGAGTCAGAGAGGCCAGAGTCTGAGTCTGGTTCTGCACCTTCCTGGTTGTGTGACGTTGGGCAGTTTACTTTAAATCTCTTGAGATTTTCCTTAGCTGTGAAATGGGGTGAATAGGATCTACTTCTTGTGGTTattgttttgtggggtttttttaaagattttatttatttattcaacagagagagaccacaagcagggggagtgggagagggagaagcaggttccccgctgagcagggagcccaatgtgggatcatgacctgagccgaaggcagacgcttaacaactgtgccacccaggcgcccctcatgtggTTATTGTTAAGATTAAGTGAGAATATGTTATAAGCCCATAACTCATTTTAAGTGCCCAATAAGTATCAGCTACTTGGGAAATTGCCCCAGTAGTTCCAGAAAATTACAGACATTCTGTTAGGTGGGCAGAGGCCCCACCTCTGTGGGTTTCCTGTTCCTGCCACAGTCCTCAGGGATGATACATGAGAGGGTTAGGTAAGGTCGCAGGGCCACCTCCCTGAAGCTGCTGCACCCTCTGGACAGGCTCCTAACGCAGGCCTTGGTCTCAGACCGGGCTAGCAACAGCAAAGAAGGACTCCATCCTTACCAGAATTCAGGGCATTAATGGGGATGATGCGGTGTCCAAGAAATTTGTTGCCTTCCTCCATTACAGCCACCCTGAGGGAGGCCAGCTCAGGCATCAAGATCTAGGGAGAGTTCAGGATAGgacaagctggggaggggagagggtggccAAGCCACCCACCTCCCTGGCCTCAGAAGTCTTAGCGTCAGTGTGAGAACATGGCAAGTGTTACCAGAGTTGGTGAGGACAGAGGACACACTCTAGGCCACACACAGAGGCATCCTCTTAGCTCATGCCCTGGCTGGTCCACACAGGGGAGAAAGGCTGGCTCCGTAGCCCAGGACTTGGGGGTCCTAGTGTAGAAAGTCCTGGACAGCCTTGCCAATGAGAATCCAATCAGGGCAAAAGACCCCCCTGGACTGGGACTCTGTACCTTGGACTGGGCGTTCACATTTCTGCCTCTCATCCTAACATAAACACacatgcgtgcgcgcgcgcacacacacacggatgCCCACATAAAACTTTCTCACCAAGTAAATTTCTGTAAATGTGGATTGGGACTCTTAAAAATTAGGAGGGGACAGGGTGATGGGTAAGGAGAGGCGGACGATCAAGGAAGTCCCTTTATTTAGTTCCTTCTTTCTATGAGTAGAGGCCAAGAAGTAGGGAcagaccccagcccctgccctgccctagCTCCCCACCTTCTCAAAGACAAAAGGCTCCTCCTTCCAGACAGGATTGATGGAGTTGGCGCTGGGTGAGAGCTTGGTGCGATAGCGCCTCTTGGGGTCCCCAGGAAGGCCAAACAGCTCCACTTCCACATAGGTGCGCACACTGCGATCCGACAGGAACTGCCCAGAAATCACCTGGGGATGGGGACCCATGGGAGGCCAGCCTCAGCTCTCCCACCCGAGCTCTTGCCTCGCATCTGGGGCCTCTAGCTCCTGTAGCTGAAGCATCGCTCTTGGCTACTGTAAAGAGCCCCATCCGGGCCCGTGTGGCTCAAGGGTTACAGCTAAGCTCTCCGCAACCAGATGCTTCCAGCATTCAGGGAAGAGGTgtggccctccccacctccctccccaggccaAGAAGGAAAACAGCACCCTCCCCTAGGGCCTGGGGCTCCTGCGGCCCCACTCTGCctactcttctcccctcccccaccccagcctcagccCTTCCCCTTGGTTTCCATGGGGACCAAGAGGCAGCCTCCAGTGCTGAGGAGGAGGCAGTTTCCAAGGCAACTTGCTACTGCACGAACTGGCTTGGGCTAAAGTTTTCAGGATAtcaggggagggggttgggagtgGAGGAGGAGAGATCCTGTATCTCTCTCCTCAAGACCCCAACCCTCCTGGCCACTCGTGCTCCCCAGGGCCTTGCCGTAATAGAAAGGGTGGTGGCTACAACCACATCGATGCGGTCCACCGAGAAGGGGTTGAACTGCTTGTCGGGCCGCCGCATGAACTCATGCTTGAGGAGGTAGCCACTCTGCCCATTGAACTCAAACAGCGCCATGTTCTGCTGCATGGGCAGGTCTGGGGGGACAAGGGCACTCAGTGAGGAAGGCCCAGCCCCAGGTCTGCACCCAGTCTCTATTTCCTACATCCCCCAGCCTCTCCTGTCTTGTGGAATGGGGAGCTTGGGTGGACTGGGAGGATGAGGGTCTCTCATGACCCAGCCTGCTTCCTTAGGGTGTCTCATCTCTCAGGAAGGCTCCACAACCTGGAGTTAGTGGGAGCAAGGCCACGGCCGGGCCATGCCTCACAGTGGGAGTTGAGACTGGTGAAGCTGGTGTTCCTATGGGCTCATTCAGGCAGAGCAGCCAGAACTCGTGCCAGCACACTGGCATCTTCACGTGCATACTCGTACGTGTGCCATCATCTAGGCATGAGCCGATGCATTTATATCCCTAACTGCTCACATGCCTGCACGTGCATCCAACATCAGGACCCCTGGTCTCTTCTAAAGACAACCCCCCAGGAATGGGATGAAGGTaggagaggcagggggcaggggaagatTCTTAGGGGCCTAGGAGTATCCTCACCCATCGTCTGGAAGTTGAGGGCAACCATCTGGCAACCGGCATTCCAGAACATCTGGGGCATGTAGTTGGAGGAGTCCATGCGGGTGCCCTTAGGGTAAATGCGGCTCATCTGGCGCTTGTTGTAGCTGCCCCAGAGTTTAGGAGCTGGCCCAAGGCTGTCCACACCAGGAGGACCCAACAGCTCCCTCTGCATGCCCTGTCCCCCAGGCCTTCCCCATCCCGCCACCCCAACCAGGGACCCTGGCTATGGAGGCCTCAAGGATACTCCACAAACTGCACTGAGGCCTTGGAAAGCAGGTCATAGGCCTTGAGCTCTGTGAAGGATGAGATGACGTAACTTCGGTTCTTctctgtgtgagagagaaagggcaagGGGGCCATGTCAGGCtggccccccttccctcctccctgctctccctctgggGTAGCTCCCTCCAGCACAGAGATCCCTCCAACCTAGCATTCCCACTGAGGCCCAAGGATCGAAGGGGCCAAGCTGATGTGCAGATCTGTGTGGGTAATGGCACACTGGGGGGTAAAAGGTGTGCTCAGGACACCTGCACACGGATGGGGTGTGTCCTGGAGAGTGAGGGGCACATGCCCTGGATGGCACAGAGAAGGGGAGCCCAGGGGGTCAGGAACACGCGATGATGtgcagagagtgagcacacaagctaCGGCTGAGGGGTGGGCGCAGGGGTGGGAGGTGTACACCAGGGGGCACACATGGCATGGGTGGGCACGGGGGCGCTGCGAACTGCGGGTCCAGGGATGAGCAGTCAGTGTGGTAGAGGCATATACGGCACAAATGTGTGCAGAAGGAGGTATTCACATTGGGGGCACGCACAGCTGAGAAGAGCAGAGAAGCTATGTAGCATGGGTGTGCACAGGGAGGGAAGGGTGCGAGGGCCAGACGTGCCCTGGCCAGTTTCTCTGCCCGTGGCCCTTCCCGGGAGTTCTCATGGCCGGCAGGGCCAGCGCTCCTGGGTGTGGGCCAGCCCGAGGCACCGGTCAGCCCCGGGGGCCACAGAACCTGTGGGAGGCTGTAGGAGCCCAGGGCCAATTGAGCTAAGATGGCCTGTCATAAGTGGCTGGCCGGTCACCGACACACTCCAGAGCTTTTGGCTTGGTGCCAAGTTCCTCAGTACAGCACTGGTAAACTGGGAGCCACTGCCACTTGAAGAAGCCCTTTGCCTGGCTCTTTCTATAAATAGGGCCCCCGCGTCCAAGGAAGGGACgctcccccatccccttcctcccacccatcAAGCTGCTCTGCTGTCAGGACATACTTCTTAAGGGTCTTCCCCTGAATCTAGCCTAGCCTCCGGCTTACCATCTTCCTCCTACCGCATGCTTACTTACGGGCAGAGAACTCAAAGGATATGAACTTGGTGGGCTGGATGTAGTTCACTAGGCTGGACATCTCCTCATAAGCTGTCACCTCCAGGCCCGCTGTGCCctagggaggagaggggagggtagggagggggagggcagtcCCCAACCCAGGGAGGTGGCCCCACGCCCGTGCCTGGAGGGCTCTGCCATGGAGACAGcagaaggggctgggggctgcccccTACACACCTCATCCGACTGCATCTTCTTGATCTCCTCCTCATCCAGGTTCCCcgactcctcctcctcctcctcctcctcctcctcctcctcctctgcctcttccgcctcctcctcctccggctCGGCCCCTTGCTCACCAGCCCACACTGCCACACACACCGCGCCTCCGTCAGCACTGAGACCAGGATCCCTACGCACCccctccaggcccagcccctctctccctgtctagaggctcccccaccccggccactCCCCACCCAGGCTGACTCACCGGTGTCCTCACCCACAGAGGCGGTGGGGGAGCAGCTGCCCTCAGTGCTGGGGGCTGCTGGGCCAGAAAACTGGTTCTTTTTGTTCTTGATGAGGATCTTGCCTCGGAGATcctcagggctgggcagggggatGCCTGGTTTCAACTGTGGGAGCGGGGAGATGGTCAGCACCATCTCCACGCCTTCAGGGGACAGCCTCAGCTCCTTCATATCAAGCTGTGTTCCATctgccctgcctgcttctccagccTCGCCTCCCGCCATTGCCGCCATCGTGTGCCGCGCCCCTGCCGACCCAGCTTATCCAATTCCTCAGACAACGCTCTTCTCCCTCACCCGCCTCAACTACCCTTTCCCCCACTGTCACCAAGATAGATCCAGTTTTCCTTTGGATTCCAGCTTGccatcccttcctccaggaagccttccctgatgaTGCCCAAGTACTCCCATAGCAGCCACTGGTTGCACTGGTCTGGTtccttgtctgtctccccactaAACGTAAGCAACCTGAGGGCTGGGACTGGGTCTTTGTCACTAACCTGCCCCCCAAAGCCCGGCACGGCGCCTGACACGTCGTAAATGGTAGGATCTTGGCCCCACAATCCTCCCGGATAAGTCCCAACATCCTCTGGGGACATCTGCCTCCTTAACCTGGCCCCCACACTGCCCCCAGGCCCGGATGCCCCCACAGTGAAGTCGACTCACCGGGAACTTTTCCAGGGGCTCTGTGAGCAGCATATCCCCAAACATCATCCGGCAGTACTCGGCCATCTTGGCCTGTTGGCGGGGTCTGCAGGGAGCGCAGGTGGGGTAGGGTTCAGCAGGTCCACCCTCCCCTTGTCCATCCTTCTGGGCCCCGACCCAGGTCATCAGGGCCACGGGGGTCAGGGAGGCGGGGACATAGGCAGGAGAGCCTGGGGTCCCAGGGAGCTTGTGTGGAGGCCCAGGAGAGAGCTGGAGGGC harbors:
- the PLCB2 gene encoding 1-phosphatidylinositol 4,5-bisphosphate phosphodiesterase beta-2 isoform X1, encoding MSLLNSVLLPPKVKAYLSQGERFIKWDDETTIASPVILRVDPKGYYLYWTYQSKEMEFLDITSIRDTRFGKFAKIPKSQKLRDVFNMDFPDNNFLLKTLTVVSGPDMVDLTFHNFVSYKENVGKNWAEDVLALVKHPLTANASRSTFLDKILVKLKMQLNPEGKIPVKNFFQMFPADRKRVEAALSACHLPKGKNDAINPEDFPESVYKSFLMSLCPRPEIDEIFTSYHAKAKPYMTKEHLTKFINQKQRDPRLNSLLFPPARPDQVRGLIDKYEPSGINVQRGQLSPEGMVWFLCGPENSVLAQDKLLLHQDMTQPLSHYFINSSHNTYLTAGQFSGLSSAEMYRQVLLAGCRCVELDCWKGKPPDEEPIITHGFTMTTDIYFKEAIEAIAESAFKTSPYPVILSFENHVDSPRQQAKMAEYCRMMFGDMLLTEPLEKFPLKPGIPLPSPEDLRGKILIKNKKNQFSGPAAPSTEGSCSPTASVGEDTVWAGEQGAEPEEEEAEEAEEEEEEEEEEEEESGNLDEEEIKKMQSDEGTAGLEVTAYEEMSSLVNYIQPTKFISFEFSAQKNRSYVISSFTELKAYDLLSKASVQFVDYNKRQMSRIYPKGTRMDSSNYMPQMFWNAGCQMVALNFQTMDLPMQQNMALFEFNGQSGYLLKHEFMRRPDKQFNPFSVDRIDVVVATTLSITVISGQFLSDRSVRTYVEVELFGLPGDPKRRYRTKLSPSANSINPVWKEEPFVFEKILMPELASLRVAVMEEGNKFLGHRIIPINALNSGYHHLCLHSESNMPLTMPALFVFLEMKDYVPDTWADLTVALANPIKFFSAHDKKSLKLKEAMGGLPEKPFPLGSPVVGPVNGALAPTSNGSAAAGYRAKEETTKKAAEPQTASPEELRELKGVVKLQRRHEKELRDLERRGARRWEELLQRGAAQLAELGPPGAGGCGGRRLGPGKGSRKKRTLLSEQAAGAAPSEGREGREGREGREGREGREGREGPEGADARARELKDRLELELLQQGEEQYECILKRKEQHVAEQIAKMMELAREKQAAELKTLKETLETDTKEMKKKLEAKRLERIQAMVKVTSDKMAQERLKREINNSHIQEVVQVIKQMTENLEKHQEKLEEKQAACLEQIREMEKQLQQDALAEYAARMKGLEAEVKESVKACLRDCLPSEAKDKPERPSEAFRELCEQDPLTAKAGAQDSCL
- the PLCB2 gene encoding 1-phosphatidylinositol 4,5-bisphosphate phosphodiesterase beta-2 isoform X3; the encoded protein is MSLLNSVLLPPKVKAYLSQGERFIKWDDEMEFLDITSIRDTRFGKFAKIPKSQKLRDVFNMDFPDNNFLLKTLTVVSGPDMVDLTFHNFVSYKENVGKNWAEDVLALVKHPLTANASRSTFLDKILVKLKMQLNPEGKIPVKNFFQMFPADRKRVEAALSACHLPKGKNDAINPEDFPESVYKSFLMSLCPRPEIDEIFTSYHAKAKPYMTKEHLTKFINQKQRDPRLNSLLFPPARPDQVRGLIDKYEPSGINVQRGQLSPEGMVWFLCGPENSVLAQDKLLLHQDMTQPLSHYFINSSHNTYLTAGQFSGLSSAEMYRQVLLAGCRCVELDCWKGKPPDEEPIITHGFTMTTDIYFKEAIEAIAESAFKTSPYPVILSFENHVDSPRQQAKMAEYCRMMFGDMLLTEPLEKFPLKPGIPLPSPEDLRGKILIKNKKNQFSGPAAPSTEGSCSPTASVGEDTVWAGEQGAEPEEEEAEEAEEEEEEEEEEEEESGNLDEEEIKKMQSDEGTAGLEVTAYEEMSSLVNYIQPTKFISFEFSAQKNRSYVISSFTELKAYDLLSKASVQFVDYNKRQMSRIYPKGTRMDSSNYMPQMFWNAGCQMVALNFQTMDLPMQQNMALFEFNGQSGYLLKHEFMRRPDKQFNPFSVDRIDVVVATTLSITVISGQFLSDRSVRTYVEVELFGLPGDPKRRYRTKLSPSANSINPVWKEEPFVFEKILMPELASLRVAVMEEGNKFLGHRIIPINALNSGYHHLCLHSESNMPLTMPALFVFLEMKDYVPDTWADLTVALANPIKFFSAHDKKSLKLKEAMGGLPEKPFPLGSPVVGPVNGALAPTSNGSAAAGYRAKEETTKKAAEPQTASPEELRELKGVVKLQRRHEKELRDLERRGARRWEELLQRGAAQLAELGPPGAGGCGGRRLGPGKGSRKKRTLLSEQAAGAAPSEGREGREGREGREGREGREGREGPEGADARARELKDRLELELLQQGEEQYECILKRKEQHVAEQIAKMMELAREKQAAELKTLKETLETDTKEMKKKLEAKRLERIQAMVKVTSDKMAQERLKREINNSHIQEVVQVIKQMTENLEKHQEKLEEKQAACLEQIREMEKQLQQDALAEYAARMKGLEAEVKESVKACLRDCLPSEAKDKPERPSEAFRELCEQDPLTAKAGAQDSCL
- the PLCB2 gene encoding 1-phosphatidylinositol 4,5-bisphosphate phosphodiesterase beta-2 isoform X2 — protein: MSLLNSVLLPPKVKAYLSQGERFIKWDDETTIASPVILRVDPKGYYLYWTYQSKEMEFLDITSIRDTRFGKFAKIPKSQKLRDVFNMDFPDNNFLLKTLTVVSGPDMVDLTFHNFVSYKENVGKNWAEDVLALVKHPLTANASRSTFLDKILVKLKMQLNPEGKIPVKNFFQMFPADRKRVEAALSACHLPKGKNDAINPEDFPESVYKSFLMSLCPRPEIDEIFTSYHAKAKPYMTKEHLTKFINQKQRDPRLNSLLFPPARPDQVRGLIDKYEPSGINVQRGQLSPEGMVWFLCGPENSVLAQDKLLLHQDMTQPLSHYFINSSHNTYLTAGQFSGLSSAEMYRQVLLAGCRCVELDCWKGKPPDEEPIITHGFTMTTDIYFKEAIEAIAESAFKTSPYPVILSFENHVDSPRQQAKMAEYCRMMFGDMLLTEPLEKFPLKPGIPLPSPEDLRGKILIKNKKNQFSGPAAPSTEGSCSPTASVGEDTVWAGEQGAEPEEEEAEEAEEEEEEEEEEEEESGNLDEEEIKKMQSDEGTAGLEVTAYEEMSSLVNYIQPTKFISFEFSAQKNRSYVISSFTELKAYDLLSKASVQFVDYNKRQMSRIYPKGTRMDSSNYMPQMFWNAGCQMVALNFQTMDLPMQQNMALFEFNGQSGYLLKHEFMRRPDKQFNPFSVDRIDVVVATTLSITVISGQFLSDRSVRTYVEVELFGLPGDPKRRYRTKLSPSANSINPVWKEEPFVFEKILMPELASLRVAVMEEGNKFLGHRIIPINALNSGYHHLCLHSESNMPLTMPALFVFLEMKDYVPDTWADLTVALANPIKFFSAHDKKSLKLKEAMGGLPEKPFPLGSPVVGPVNGALAPTSNGSAEPQTASPEELRELKGVVKLQRRHEKELRDLERRGARRWEELLQRGAAQLAELGPPGAGGCGGRRLGPGKGSRKKRTLLSEQAAGAAPSEGREGREGREGREGREGREGREGPEGADARARELKDRLELELLQQGEEQYECILKRKEQHVAEQIAKMMELAREKQAAELKTLKETLETDTKEMKKKLEAKRLERIQAMVKVTSDKMAQERLKREINNSHIQEVVQVIKQMTENLEKHQEKLEEKQAACLEQIREMEKQLQQDALAEYAARMKGLEAEVKESVKACLRDCLPSEAKDKPERPSEAFRELCEQDPLTAKAGAQDSCL